The genomic segment TGCCGCAAGGCGAGCCTGAAGTGCGGGTCCGCATCCGCTTCGCGGTGGCCGACCTGCTGCGTCTGCTGCTGGAGGTTGAGGCGTACCTGGACGCGTACTTGTGTGCGCACATCCAGGGCATACGGGCCGAGCGGGCCGCCGCCCTCCAGCGCAGGTTGAGCGGGCGAGGCGTCAGCGCGGCCGTGGAGACGGGCACAGCCTCGGCGGTAGCCATCCGAGACCCGGACGCGCCGATGACGGCAGCCCAGCGTCGGTATCTGGAGGACCTGGCCGCGCGGGCCGGGGTACTGGATTTGGAAGCGCATCTGGGCCACGCGTTGGATGAGGTAACGAAAGGCGAAGCCAGCGAGGCCATTGGAGAATTGAAGGCGATGCTGGCGCAGGGGATGGGCGAGCCTTCGGTGGACTGGGTCGCGGAGATTCACCGGCTGGGCCGGGAGAAATTCGGCTGGGACGCGGCGCGGAGCGAGGAGGCTGCGGCCCGGAAGATGGGCAAGGCCTTCGGCGACCTGAGTGAGGATGACCTTCGCGCGGTGGCCGAAGCGATGGAAAAGGCGCCGCTGAGGCGGGCAGCGTAAACAAAGGGAGGGAAGGGGAGACCGCCCCTTCCCTCAGATATCCTGCCGCCAATCATTGCGGCAAGATTGGTTTCCCGTGACGCCCTGGAGTCCTGTGACGCCCCGAAACCCTGTGACGCATTGGACCGTGTATTCGCCTGAACCATCTCAAACCCAAGAAAGGAGGTAACGTATCGCATTTTGCTCTTAACCCATCGTCTATCCACCCGACAGGGGTGACGATCCCCTGTCGGGGCGTCATCCCTGTCCCAGAACACCGTGACGGGGGTGACCATGGACGCCCGACAGATGAGCCTCTGGGCCCCTGCTGAACCCGCGCGGCTCCAGTTGCGCGAACTCCCGCTGGTCGAGCAGCCGCTGTACCGCCTGCAACATGTCGGTCCTGCCGCCCTCAGCAACGCCGAGCTGATCGAACTGATCCTCGGCGCGTCCGAGTCGCTAGGCCGGGACGTACTTGCGCACTTCGGCGACCTGGCGAGCCTGGCCCGGGCGAACCTGGCCGAGTTGGCCGAGGTTCGGGGGCTGGGCTCGGCCTCCGGGGCGCGGATCCAGGCGGCGCTGGAACTGGGCCGTCGGCTAGCCGCGCTTCCGGCCGGCGAGTCGATGCAGATTCGTTGTCCGGCGGACGCCGCGAGCCTTCTGCTGCCGACGATGAGCCTGCAGGAGCAGGAGACGCTGCGCGTGCTGGTGCTGGACACGCGCAGCCGCGTGCTGGCGGACGTGCTGGTGTACCAGGGCTGCGTCAACCGCACCGAGGTGCGTCTGGCCGAGGTGTTCCGCGAGGCGATTCGCCGCAACGCGCCCTCCATCCTGGTGGCGCACAACCATCCCAGCGGGGACCCGACACCTTCGCCTGAAGACGTGCAGATCACGCGGCAGGCGGTGGAGGTGGGTGCGATGCTGGGGATAGAGGTCATGGACCACCTGGTCATCGGGCAGGGGCGCTGGGTATCGCTTCGGGAACGGAACCTTGGGTTCAGCAAGTAGAACGTGTTAGGAACAATCCCCGACGGGGGACAGGTTGGCCCCCGTGCGGGGGAAGGCCCTGTCCCCCGTCACCAACGTGAAGGAGGACACAAGTGGCAGACGTAAACGCAGAAGGCCCTGCAGCAGCGGTCAAGGCGCTGCGGCTCCGGCGCAACGCCGAAGCGTTGGCGAGGGCACAGGAGATACTCAGCCGTGATGAGGTTCTTTCCCACGAAGAACGGCTCGCTCTGCTGGGGAAGTACACCGGCGTGGGCGGGCTGGTGGAGGTGGACGAGGAGAGGTATGGGCCGATGTCGGCCCTTCAGCAGAGCAAGGCAGCGTTAGGGCAGTATCTGACGCCCTTGCCGGTGGCGCAGTTCTTCGCCGAGGCGCTGGCCATAGAGGGCGGCACGGTGTACGACAACTGCGCGGGAGCGGGACGGCTGTTCGCCTACCTGCCCCCGACGGTGCGGATCACCGCGGTAGAACTGCAGGCGGAAGCGTTCACCCTGCTCCGGGCTGCGTACCGGAACTGGCCCGGCGGGGCGGAACTGATCCACGGGGACTGCATGGAGTACCGGACGCGAGACGCCTTTGAGTACGCGCTGGGCAACCCGCCGTTCGGGCTCACGTGGTCGGTGGAGGGAACGGCGGGCCTGGAATCGGCATCGGCGCACAAGGGCCACGTCCTGTCGCTGGAAGCGGCGACCGAGCTGCAGGTTCGGGCGGTCAAGGCAGGCGGGTTCATCGGCTTGGTGGTGCCGGAGACGGCGCTGGAGCGCGATGACCTGCGCAAGTGGCGCGAGTGGATGCTGGCGCAGTGCGTGGAGATGGCGCGGATCGCGCTGCCGCGGTCTGGCGACGAAGACCCCGGGACTCGGTGGCCCTGTGTGGCGTGGCTGCTCCAGAAGCGGCCCGCATTCGCTGCAGGTCAACAACCGGTGCACTACCCGGAGTTCAGGGCTGCGCCCCGAACGTTTGAAGATCTCAACACGACGACGCTCCAGGCGTGGAAGGATACCCCCTGGTTCCAGCGGGTGGTGCAACCCTACGCGTGGAGCCTGGAGCGCAGGCCGGAGCGCACAGGTGTGGAGCCTGCGCGTCCCAGAGAGACGGCGAGTCCGTGGAGGGTGCTGTCGCCCCTGAAGTGGAAGCGGGGCGTCTTACTGAACGAGGCGCGGGTGCTTCACACGGATTCGGTGGGGCTGGAAGTGGTTCATGGCGTCTGCGCCATCGGCGTGGACGAGTACTGGTGCATGACGTGCGCCAGCGAGAGGTGCGGGGCCATTGAAGCCGTCCTGGCGCACAAGCCAGGCAAGGGCCGGAGGAAGCCCAAGCCCGAGTCCGTGGCCCGCGTGGTGGCCCAAACTGTGAAGCGGCACCTGCGCACCCTGGGCGATGTGCCGGACCTGACGGCTGAAGCCCGGGAAGCGCTGCGGGCGAGGCTCCTGGAGGCGCAGAAAAGCCTCGCCGCGCAGTATGGCATCCGCGTCGGATGGCAGCGCCCGGGAGGGCTGCAACGGGTGCAAAAGACCGCAAGGAAGTCGGCCTCCAAGAAGAGCGACCTCTCCTTGCTGCCCGTCCGGACGGCGGGACCCGGACTTGTCCTCAGGCGTTCGGGCAGACTCCTGGCTGTGGAGCCCCAGAGCATCGTGGATGCCCTGAAGCTGCTGGAGACGGTGGGGGCCACGGGGTACGCCATCACGCTGCCTGAAGCGATCATGGGCGGCGAGCAGTGGCTGCCGGTGGGATGGAGCGAACGGAGCGGGCGGTTGCAACGCCTGCAGGCCGTGGGGCTCCAACCGGATGCCCCAAGGGAGGTGGAATCTGCGCTGACTCATCTGCGGCGCCGGCTGGCGTGGCAGTTGATCCCCCGGCCGGAGTCGGCGGAAGGGATCGCCGAGGCCCTGGAAGAAGCGCGGAAAGCGCTGAAGGGCACGCCTATCCTGGAGCACTTGCCGACGGTGGAAGCGTACGAAGAGCGATACTGGATGTGGCGGGACCGGGTCGCGGAGACGGGGATAGAGCTGTATGAGTACCAGGCGCACGACGCTGCGCTGATCTGCATGACCGAATCCACGTACCTGTCGTACACGCCGGGGCTTGGCAAGACGAGGACCAGCCTGGCGGTGGCGTTGGCGCGGTACCTGGATCGGAAGGCCGAACTGGAACGCTCCCCGTCGGGCACCCGAAACCACGAGGCTCACCCGTTCAAGACGCTGTTCGTCGTGCCGCCGGGGTCGGTGCTGGACATGGCTTGGGCGGACGAATGCCGTGCGGTGGGACTGGTGGAAGGCAAGGACTTTGTGCTGGTGCGGGGACCCTCGGACATGAGCCATCCTGCGCCGGTGCACATCACCAGTTACACGCGTTTGGCGAACAAGCCGAAGCCGACGCAGTTGGACCCTGTCGTGTGTCCGCAATGCGGGAGCGTGGTCACGGGCGAGCGCTGCGACAACAAGGAGTGCGGCACAGGGCTATGCTACGTCTGTCACCAGCCGACGGATCGGTACGCGCGGTGCCAGAATCCCGACTGCGCGAAGTATAGGCAGGAGGTGCGGAAGGTCGTGCCGTGGAAGCGCGGCATGGAGGATCTGTGCCCCCGGTGCGGGAGTGGTCGGTGGAACGGGCACTACTGCGCCGACTGCGGTCTGTCGGGTCGGCAGTGGGTGGCGCCGTACTACAAACATGCCGCCCACGGCGGGTACGACATGGTCGTGCTGGACGAGGCGCACTTCGTCAAGAACGCGGGCACGCTGCGAGGCGA from the Chloroflexota bacterium genome contains:
- a CDS encoding DUF3072 domain-containing protein — its product is MDERGLPVHPEIVTYATQSAFFTAYDCLDIGKVRVEVATYERGRGQTGRAVAYWSVSDLRLVIHALKSGQFDDLLGGKYEGFGGSVRDGAVESRVLRLERDAGEDGRFARFPLRLTVVNGPGRLTETGAIVPQGEPEVRVRIRFAVADLLRLLLEVEAYLDAYLCAHIQGIRAERAAALQRRLSGRGVSAAVETGTASAVAIRDPDAPMTAAQRRYLEDLAARAGVLDLEAHLGHALDEVTKGEASEAIGELKAMLAQGMGEPSVDWVAEIHRLGREKFGWDAARSEEAAARKMGKAFGDLSEDDLRAVAEAMEKAPLRRAA
- the radC gene encoding DNA repair protein RadC; translation: MSLWAPAEPARLQLRELPLVEQPLYRLQHVGPAALSNAELIELILGASESLGRDVLAHFGDLASLARANLAELAEVRGLGSASGARIQAALELGRRLAALPAGESMQIRCPADAASLLLPTMSLQEQETLRVLVLDTRSRVLADVLVYQGCVNRTEVRLAEVFREAIRRNAPSILVAHNHPSGDPTPSPEDVQITRQAVEVGAMLGIEVMDHLVIGQGRWVSLRERNLGFSK